A single window of Tiliqua scincoides isolate rTilSci1 chromosome 10, rTilSci1.hap2, whole genome shotgun sequence DNA harbors:
- the PTGIR gene encoding prostacyclin receptor — protein sequence MSALSTTLTHNVTGSGALRGDNCGNLTQLQKDGNPVTSSLMFTAGVVGNVAALAILGVHHKELRTKTSSFCILVTGLAITDLLGTCILSPVVFVAYSHNATLLGMANSKPWLCHLFAFAMMYVNLASMMILCAMAVERCLAISYPYFYSQHNIRSWIKWLLPAIYVASGLFCALPFLGVGKYKQYCPGTWCFVLMMVDKEQDQHGEAAFSLSYATLMALLILAIFICNGLVIISLCQMYRKQQARRRGSINLAQRRRKSWFSRGEEEVDHLILLALMTVIFVICSLPLSVRAFVGGISPDHKEDGDMLAFRLSALNPIVDPWLFIIFRNTVFRSLKNLFCCHLGGPCWSRAWKAAPMLRAPVDITQHDHSAC from the exons ATGAGCGCCCTGTCAACCACTCTGACCCACAATGTGACCGGCTCTGGCGCCTTGCGGGGGGACAACTGCGGCAACCTCACCCAGCTGCAGAAGGATGGCAACCCCGTGACCAGCTCGCTGATGTTCACCGCCGGCGTGGTGGGCAACGTGGCAGCCTTGGCCATCCTAGGGGTCCACCACAAGGAGCTGCGCACCAAGACCTCCTCCTTTTGCATCCTGGTGACCGGCCTGGCCATCACAGACCTCCTGGGCACCTGCATCCTCAGCCCTGTGGTCTTCGTGGCCTACTCGCACAACGCCACCCTGCTGGGCATGGCCAACAGCAAGCCCTGGCTGTGCCACCTCTTTGCCTTTGCCATGATGTACGTCAACCTAGCCTCCATGATGATCCTCTGCGCCATGGCGGTAGAGCGCTGCCTGGCCATCAGCTACCCCTACTTCTACTCCCAGCACAACATCCGCAGCTGGATCaagtggctgctgcctgccatCTATGTCGCCAGCGGGCTCTTCTGTGCCTTGCCCTTCTTGGGCGTTGGGAAATACAAGCAGTACTGCCCGGGCACTTGGTGCTTTGTTTTGATGATGGTGGACAAGGAGCAGGACCAGCACGGCGAGGCAGCCTTCTCCCTGTCTTACGCCACCCTCATGGCCCTCCTGATCCTCGCCATCTTCATCTGCAACGGGCTGGTCATCATCAGCCTGTGCCAGATGTACCGCAAGCAGCAGGCCCGCCGGCGCGGCTCCATCAACCTAGCCCAGCGGCGGCGCAAGAGCTGGTTCAGTCgtggggaagaggaagtggacCACCTGATCTTGCTGGCGCTCATGACAGTCATCTTTGTCATCTGCTCTTTGCCCCTCTCG gtCCGAGCCTTTGTTGGTGGCATCTCCCCAGACCACAAGGAAGACGGGGACATGCTCGCCTTCCGCCTCAGCGCCCTCAACCCCATCGTGGACCCCTGGCTCTTCATCATCTTCCGCAACACCGTCTTCCGCAGCCTGAAAAACCTCTTCTGCTGCCACCTGGGGGGGCCCTGCTGGTCCAGGGCGTGGAAGGCAGCGCCCATGCTCAGAGCGCCAGTTGACATCACCCAGCATGACCACTCAGCCTGCTGA